The Brassica oleracea var. oleracea cultivar TO1000 unplaced genomic scaffold, BOL UnpScaffold01737, whole genome shotgun sequence genome includes the window CATAACAAGCCTGTTAAATCTCCTTAGTCTCGTAATTTTGTGTTATctcttaataataaaaaaaaggtgTGGTAATtaatgctctctctctcttctaaaGTCCCTCTTATTCTCATGTACTTTTCCATATAAAACCAAGGTTTCTGATCAAGTATGAACCACCTTGTGTCTCCTTTGAAATGAAGAAACTTTTATGGAGTCTGACTCTGTTTGGTGTCTTCTTAATCCTCCCTGTTAATGGGGTGATGGAGTATGATAAAATGGAGAAGTTCACAGATTTTAATGGGACAAATGTGTATCAGACCGAAAATGATGTCAATTCCAAAGCAAAGGTTACAATGGTAGGACTCACTCTCATTAAAAATGCTGCTCTGAGATCAGCAGGTAACATCTTCTATAACACGATCTGATTCATTGAACCATATCCTTTGATAATATGTTTCTTGCTACTCACTTTTTTGAACATTGATTCATTATATCATTCGaatagcattttttattattgCAGTGTGTCTAGATGGAAGTCCTGCTGGTTATCATTTTCATCCCGGTTCTGGTTCAGGAGCAAAGAATTGGCTCGTTCATTTGGAGGTTTGTTGCATCACAAAGATAAGTCTCTCCTAATAGATGTTAATAATATTAGTCGTACATGATTTCATTTGATGTTTTGATAGGGAGGCGGATGGTGTAGTGACACTGAAAGTTGTGAATACAGCAAAAGAACTAGTCACGGATCGTCCAAGCATATGGAGAAAAAGATACCTTTTACAGGAATTCTAAGTGACAAAGCCTCCGAAAATCCAGGTTAGTGTTGAAATCACTATGTGTGATGTCTATTTCTGTTTAGGTTGCTAATACAAATTAAATGTTTGTTTGCAGACTTTTATAACTGGAACAGAGTAAAAGTTAGGTACTGTGACGGTGGATCCTTTATGGGAGACAATGAAAATAAGGTTAGCCAAGTCTAAAACATAAGTTTGAGGGATTACTGTTTGTGTACTATGATTGCTATATGTTACTTTTTTCTACGTATTAGGATGCAAAACTTCAGTTTAGAGGAAAGCCAATATGGACTTCTGTTATGACAGATTTGTTGGGGAATGGAATGGAACATGCAAAGCAGGTAAACCATAGTTGTTGTTTTCGTGTATGCATATGTCGTGTAATATCGACTTTATATATGTCACATTAGGGTCTGCTCTCTGGATGTTCTGCCGGAGGCCTTGCAGCAATATTCCAATGTGATGACTTTAAGAGTTCACTCCTTTCTTCCACCAGGGTAAAATGTCTGAGTGATGCTGGCTTTTTCGTTGATGCGTGAGTGATTTTCTAGCCAacttcttttaataaaactttggTATATATTgaattgttttgtaatttatgtAACTGAAGCACCGATGTCTCTGGAGATCGATCTCTGAGACAGTTATACACCGATGTAATAGAATTTCAGGTACGAGCACATAAGATTTGCAATGTTACATGTCTGGAGTATACTCATATGACAATTGTGTAATGTTTCTACAGAGTATTACAAACAATCTCCCTAATGACTGTTTAAATCGTCTTAATCCAACTTCGGTATATGTTTTCATCTTACATCTTCTAGCTAtctttatagtaaaaaaaatgaactagATCTCATAAGAAAGTGTACTCATGCTTCAACATTTACAGTGTTTTTTCCCACAAAACCTAATAAACCAAGTCAAGGCTCCATTGTTTATTCTAAATGCTGCATACGATTCTTGGCAGGTTAGTTTATCATCTTCTTTAATCCTCAGCTCTATCTACAAACGtcaaaatatatcttttgatACAATGTATTCCTGCAGATCCAAGAGAGTTTAACTTCTAAATCTGCAGATCCAACTGGAAGTTGGGCTGACTGTACATTTAACATCGCCAAGTGCAATGAATCCCAGATCAAGTTCTTTCAAGGTGAAACATGAGCCAATAATGTTCTGGCTTTTTGATAAAACCAACTGAGCTAGTGCTTTCAAAATATGTAATACAGAGTTCAGGACTCATATGGTGAATTTGCTCGGTGGATTCAAAGAGCAACGTAAGAATGGAGTGTTTCTTAACTCGTGCTTTTCTCATTGTCAAACAGAGAGCCATGACACATGGTATTCCAAAAACTCTCCTTCGGTTAAGAACAAGGTAGGCAATACTATTGGTTTTTACTACAGATCATGATTCGTGAACTACAATATAATCCGCCAAAACAATCAATTGAAAAGATGGGAAAACATCCAAACTAACACCTTTAGCAGCCATtctttttgaacttttgttttgaTCTAATTTTTTAGACTGACATCAAATACAAATTCCATGCTAGATTTAATCATGTTATTTCCATTATACTATCTgtgataattttgttttgatttaagcCCAATTATTAATGATGTTTGTTCCATATACTGAAACAGAGGATTGCAGTTGCTGTGGGAGATTGGTTTTTCGAAAGAGGAGGAGCAAAATTCATAGACTGTCCTTATCCTTGTGACAAGACTTGCCGCAATTtaatctaagaaaataaatttgttttgtgtttctatttttttggcattcaaatctttctttcattcttctttacaataaaaaaccaaaataaaatagaattccTAAAACGATTTATCTAACCAAATTGGTAGtgtaaaattattatgaatattGCTATTAGAAAACTTCGAGCAATACGTgccaataattttttattttttttgcactAAGTATAAGCTGATATCAAAAGGTCTTGAAAAAAAGCCTCACATATCGAAAACTCCCAAGTGTTGTGAACGCATGTCATTCTATTGGTGCATATCATCTTATTCACTAggtcagaatttttttttttggactaaATTTGAAGGTCAGAATTGTGGCAAAAATCACATTACATTTTTCAGAGTATTACCTAAAAGCAAAGCTTTAACCTCTACACGCAGGGAAGAGAGACTACTTCAAATATTCCTACCACTCATCATTGTATTTTCCACTCCATTTGTACTACCAATTAAACCTTTTCCTGTAAAAATCTAATGGTTTCCAAACCCCATTAACATTACACCAACCATTATAAACCAAATTACGATGTTGAACAGACTCTTTTGTATATTCATTTTGTCCCCTCCACTAATTGAACATCTTCCCAATAATATCTTATATTCCCGCCATTTGTAGGATCTCTTGATGGAGTAatctttctaaaatattttttcattccTACTTTTTCATGGATAATATCCAAGGAAAAATGCGATGAAAATGCCTTTTGGAAGTGTTCAAACTAAATAATCCAAGTTATAGAATATTGaagatatttgaaaaaaacCTAGGTTGTAggatgttaagctagatgggctTCAAACGTAAAACCAATTGGTAATAAGTGGAGTGGTCtgtctatcttatatattactaaagatccATTCCAACATCCGATCCGATGTAtgacactttgtgtctaatataGAAGACCCTAGATAAAGCCTAAGTTTTCTGTGCATAAAGACATTCAAACGGACTGTGAATAATTGATTCCCTATCCTCCTTCTCACATGATCCACATTGACAATTTATCCGATACATTAGATTTTTGATAAGACCCATCATATAAGTGTATCCGGCCAAATAGCGAGAAGAGAGGCGGTTGGAAAAAGAGATATAGCCGACTTTTTCCTATATAGAGAAAAACTCATTTGGAGGATGAAACATTCACAAACACACGGAATCAGCACAAGAACATGGTTTGTAtatgttttattgttatattatatattaatataatatttatctaattaGCATTCACCTGTGTCAGTATACTATTgtattcatatttatattttctttggaAAAGAAATAGTTCTTTTCATCCATAAATTCaatgtttttaatgatttttctttattagtttattttttttatattaattattaatgatattagaaaaattagaaaattacttattttatactTTGAGAATTTTCGTAGATGTATTGttactttaactattttaacagtaatttaccatttattttattttaaaatgtacgTTGGATTATTATACCACGAATATGtatttttggttaatattact containing:
- the LOC106321475 gene encoding pectin acetylesterase 2-like, with product MKKLLWSLTLFGVFLILPVNGVMEYDKMEKFTDFNGTNVYQTENDVNSKAKVTMVGLTLIKNAALRSAVCLDGSPAGYHFHPGSGSGAKNWLVHLEGGGWCSDTESCEYSKRTSHGSSKHMEKKIPFTGILSDKASENPDFYNWNRVKVRYCDGGSFMGDNENKDAKLQFRGKPIWTSVMTDLLGNGMEHAKQGLLSGCSAGGLAAIFQCDDFKSSLLSSTRVKCLSDAGFFVDATDVSGDRSLRQLYTDVIEFQSITNNLPNDCLNRLNPTSCFFPQNLINQVKAPLFILNAAYDSWQIQESLTSKSADPTGSWADCTFNIAKCNESQIKFFQEFRTHMVNLLGGFKEQRKNGVFLNSCFSHCQTESHDTWYSKNSPSVKNKRIAVAVGDWFFERGGAKFIDCPYPCDKTCRNLI